From the genome of Myxococcota bacterium, one region includes:
- a CDS encoding TetR/AcrR family transcriptional regulator, with protein MARTGKDAPSPQQGRRDSQKARRDWVLAGLSRLGRHGIEGVRVEPLAKDLGVTKGSFYWHFKDRRDLHDAMLEEWAATATHAVIEQAQAGGEEAGSRLERLVEIASRGFDGRTELALRSWGEAEPRVAEVVESVDTARLAYLRRLLRDLGHSPLAAEARAFLIYSLLVGDHLIAEAHGRFGRKRVLAACFQLLGGRAEG; from the coding sequence ATGGCCCGCACCGGCAAGGATGCCCCCAGCCCTCAGCAAGGGCGCCGCGACTCGCAAAAGGCGCGTCGTGACTGGGTGCTCGCTGGCCTGTCGCGCCTGGGGCGCCATGGCATCGAGGGCGTGCGGGTCGAGCCGCTGGCGAAGGACCTCGGTGTTACGAAGGGCAGTTTCTATTGGCATTTCAAGGACCGCCGCGATCTTCACGATGCGATGCTCGAGGAATGGGCCGCCACCGCGACCCACGCGGTGATCGAGCAGGCGCAGGCGGGGGGTGAAGAGGCGGGCAGTCGACTCGAACGCCTGGTGGAGATCGCGAGCCGCGGGTTCGACGGGCGGACCGAGCTGGCGTTGCGGAGCTGGGGCGAGGCCGAGCCGCGGGTGGCGGAGGTCGTCGAGTCGGTCGATACCGCGAGACTGGCCTACCTGCGCCGGCTGCTCCGCGACCTCGGCCATTCGCCCCTGGCGGCCGAGGCGCGCGCGTTCCTCATCTATTCGCTGCTCGTAGGCGACCACCTGATCGCCGAGGCCCACGGTCGTTTCGGGCGGAAACGAGTGCTCGCAGCCTGCTTCCAGCTCCTGGGTGGGCGGGCGGAGGGGTGA
- a CDS encoding 2-oxoglutarate dehydrogenase E1 component, with product MRAFDPSLRPTEIDAAYAQFQRDPGGCTPAWRDFFEALAPEARAWLDDRQHRPVSPQQAATAPNASGEAGVVDALAAQQLVRAFRERGHLAADLDPLKLSPRQALPELAPETHGFDAARLDHPVFLNGALGLESASIRELTTRLHEIYCGTLGLEFMHLTEPEPVEWLRERFELARRQRWKPEAKRALLEILTAAEGFEHFLDTKWKGSKRFGLDGGESTIPALEQILWKGSELGVEEAVLGMAHRGRLNVLANVMGKPLEAIFAEFRGAASHPDDVAGSGDVKYHLGTSSDRQLDGRPLHLSLVPNPSHLEAVDPVVCGKVRARQEQLGDTDRTRVLGILLHGDAAFAGQGLVSEVLQCSELDGYRTGGTIHLIINNQIGFTTNPVAARSGPYCSDVAKQVQAPIFHVNGDDPEAVVEAAELALAYRQTFQRDVVIDLFCYRRHGHNEGDEPAFTQPQMVKAIRAHATTRERYAQRLDEEGVVAMAEAETLRQQHRELCVAAFEDSESYQPKQADWLGAQWSGLEPVQGFDARRGKTGVPLERLSQIGQGLVTVPTDLHVHRKIERHLKARRAMFETGEGIDWATAEALAFGTLLTEGHGVRLSGEDVNRGTFSHRHASWIDQEDERRYVPLAHVQEQQGRCQIVNSPLSEFGVLGFEYGYAMAEPSALVVWEAQFGDFANGAQVVIDQFLAAGESKWLRMSGLVLLLPHGYEGQGPEHSSARLERFLQLCGEDNLQVVSCTTPANYFHVLRRQLHRAFRKPLVVMTPKSLLRHKQVVSRLADLGTDTEFHRVLHCDRLPCPPSEARQVVLCTGKVYYDLVQARQEAGIDDVHFLRVEQLYPFPTDALASELAPYRHCHLVWCQEEPRNMGAWSTVGEVIEEIARDIGFERPQVRYAGRESAASPATGVHERHLAQQRGLIDDALTVGRPVLGRLGARRGRTQSSA from the coding sequence ATGCGCGCGTTTGATCCGAGCCTGCGACCGACCGAGATCGACGCGGCCTACGCCCAGTTCCAGCGTGACCCGGGTGGCTGCACGCCCGCGTGGCGCGACTTCTTCGAGGCCCTCGCGCCCGAAGCCCGCGCCTGGCTCGACGATCGCCAGCACCGCCCCGTCTCGCCCCAGCAGGCTGCAACGGCGCCCAACGCCAGCGGGGAGGCCGGCGTCGTGGACGCGCTCGCCGCCCAGCAGCTGGTGCGCGCGTTCCGAGAGCGCGGCCACCTCGCGGCCGACCTCGACCCGCTGAAGCTTTCGCCTCGGCAGGCCCTGCCCGAGCTCGCGCCGGAAACCCACGGCTTCGACGCCGCGCGGCTCGATCACCCGGTCTTCTTGAATGGCGCCCTCGGCCTCGAGAGCGCGTCGATCCGGGAGCTCACGACGCGTCTCCACGAGATCTACTGCGGCACGCTGGGCCTCGAGTTCATGCACCTGACCGAGCCCGAGCCGGTGGAATGGCTGCGCGAGCGCTTCGAGCTCGCGCGGCGCCAGCGCTGGAAGCCCGAAGCGAAGCGCGCCCTGCTCGAGATCCTGACCGCGGCCGAAGGGTTCGAGCACTTTCTCGACACGAAGTGGAAGGGCTCGAAACGCTTCGGCCTCGACGGCGGCGAGTCCACCATCCCCGCGCTCGAGCAGATTCTCTGGAAAGGCTCCGAGCTCGGCGTCGAAGAAGCCGTTTTGGGCATGGCCCACCGAGGCCGGCTCAACGTGCTCGCCAACGTCATGGGGAAGCCCCTCGAGGCGATCTTCGCGGAGTTCCGGGGTGCGGCCTCCCACCCGGACGACGTCGCCGGGTCGGGCGACGTGAAGTACCACCTGGGCACCTCGAGCGACCGCCAGCTCGACGGCCGCCCGCTCCACCTCTCGCTGGTCCCCAACCCGTCTCATCTCGAAGCGGTCGACCCGGTGGTCTGCGGCAAGGTGCGGGCCCGCCAGGAGCAGCTCGGCGACACGGACCGCACGCGCGTGCTGGGCATCCTGCTCCACGGCGACGCCGCCTTCGCCGGGCAGGGCCTCGTCTCGGAAGTGCTGCAGTGCTCGGAGCTCGACGGCTATCGCACCGGCGGCACGATCCACCTGATCATCAACAACCAGATCGGCTTCACCACCAACCCGGTGGCCGCGCGCTCGGGCCCATACTGCTCGGACGTCGCCAAGCAGGTGCAGGCGCCGATCTTCCACGTCAACGGCGACGATCCGGAAGCCGTGGTCGAAGCGGCCGAGCTCGCCCTCGCCTACCGCCAGACCTTCCAGCGTGACGTCGTCATCGACCTGTTCTGCTATCGCCGTCACGGCCACAACGAAGGCGACGAACCGGCCTTCACCCAGCCGCAGATGGTCAAGGCCATCCGGGCCCATGCCACCACGCGCGAGCGCTACGCCCAGCGACTCGACGAAGAAGGCGTCGTGGCGATGGCCGAAGCCGAGACCCTTCGTCAGCAGCACCGCGAGCTCTGCGTCGCCGCCTTCGAAGACTCGGAGAGCTACCAGCCGAAGCAGGCCGATTGGTTGGGTGCCCAGTGGTCCGGGCTCGAACCCGTGCAGGGCTTCGACGCGCGCCGGGGCAAGACCGGCGTGCCCCTCGAACGGCTCTCGCAGATCGGTCAGGGCCTGGTCACGGTGCCCACAGATCTCCACGTCCACCGCAAGATCGAGCGCCACCTGAAGGCGCGCCGCGCGATGTTCGAGACGGGCGAAGGGATCGACTGGGCGACGGCCGAGGCGCTGGCGTTCGGCACGCTCCTCACCGAAGGGCACGGCGTGCGCCTGTCGGGCGAGGACGTGAACCGCGGCACCTTCTCCCACCGGCACGCCTCGTGGATCGACCAGGAAGACGAACGACGCTACGTCCCGCTGGCGCACGTCCAGGAACAGCAGGGGCGCTGCCAGATCGTCAACAGCCCCCTGTCCGAGTTCGGCGTGCTCGGATTCGAGTACGGATATGCGATGGCCGAGCCGTCGGCGCTGGTCGTCTGGGAAGCTCAGTTCGGCGACTTCGCGAACGGCGCACAGGTCGTGATCGACCAGTTCCTCGCCGCGGGCGAATCGAAGTGGCTGCGGATGTCGGGCCTCGTGCTGCTCTTGCCCCACGGCTACGAGGGCCAGGGGCCGGAGCACTCGTCGGCCCGCCTCGAGCGCTTCCTGCAGCTCTGCGGCGAAGACAACCTCCAGGTCGTCAGCTGCACGACCCCGGCGAACTACTTCCACGTGCTCCGCCGTCAGCTGCACCGGGCATTCCGCAAGCCCCTGGTGGTGATGACGCCGAAGTCCTTGCTGCGGCACAAGCAGGTGGTGTCCCGTTTGGCCGACCTCGGCACGGACACCGAGTTCCACCGGGTGCTCCACTGCGATCGGTTGCCCTGCCCGCCCTCGGAGGCGCGTCAGGTCGTGCTCTGCACGGGCAAGGTCTACTACGACCTCGTGCAGGCGCGGCAGGAGGCGGGCATCGACGACGTCCACTTCCTCCGTGTGGAGCAGCTCTACCCCTTCCCCACCGACGCGCTGGCGAGCGAGCTGGCGCCCTACCGCCACTGCCACCTGGTCTGGTGTCAGGAAGAGCCCCGCAACATGGGCGCCTGGAGCACGGTCGGCGAAGTGATCGAGGAGATCGCGCGCGACATCGGCTTCGAGCGTCCCCAGGTTCGCTACGCCGGGCGCGAGAGCGCCGCCTCGCCCGCGACCGGTGTCCACGAACGCCACCTGGCCCAGCAGCGCGGGCTGATCGACGACGCGCTCACGGTGGGTCGCCCCGTCCTCGGACGCCTCGGCGCGCGCCGCGGTCGCACCCAGTCGTCGGCCTAG
- the odhB gene encoding 2-oxoglutarate dehydrogenase complex dihydrolipoyllysine-residue succinyltransferase yields MIEVTVPDLGESVTEATVAQWLRAVGEPVTADEPLLELETDKATLEVVAPKDGVLTEILVPEGEDVEVGALLARIDPTATASAAPQETPPAPAPAPVPSAAATPEASTAPAAGDPQISLPDLLSFMGSGANEALERSGPAVRKAVAEAGIDPGTIVATGPDGRIRLEDVAEAQVLASSPAASASAPAAAAEVPREERVKMSRMRRTIATRLKEAQNTAAILTTFNEVDMTRVMALRKRYRDAFEEKHGVKLGFTGFFAKAVVAALQEIPAVNAEIEGEEIIYKHHYDLGMAVSTPTGLVVPVIRDCDQKSLAEIEDSLGELAGAARDGKLSADQMTGGTFSITNGGVFGSLLSTPILNRPQSAILGLHKIQPRPVAVDGEVVVRPMMYLALSYDHRIIDGREAVTFLVKVKEAIEDPERLLLAV; encoded by the coding sequence ATGATCGAAGTCACCGTTCCGGACCTCGGAGAATCGGTCACCGAAGCCACCGTGGCCCAGTGGTTGCGCGCCGTCGGTGAACCCGTCACGGCCGACGAGCCGCTCCTCGAGCTCGAGACCGACAAGGCGACCCTCGAGGTCGTGGCACCGAAGGATGGCGTCCTGACCGAGATCCTGGTGCCCGAGGGCGAAGACGTAGAGGTCGGCGCCCTGCTGGCCCGCATCGACCCGACCGCGACGGCGTCGGCCGCGCCCCAGGAAACACCTCCCGCCCCCGCTCCCGCTCCCGTGCCCAGCGCCGCCGCGACCCCGGAGGCCTCCACCGCTCCCGCCGCGGGCGATCCCCAGATCTCGCTCCCCGACCTGCTCTCGTTCATGGGCAGCGGCGCGAACGAAGCGCTGGAGCGCTCGGGCCCGGCGGTGCGCAAGGCAGTGGCCGAGGCCGGGATCGACCCGGGCACGATCGTCGCGACCGGGCCCGACGGCCGCATTCGCCTCGAGGACGTCGCGGAAGCCCAGGTGCTGGCCTCCAGTCCGGCCGCGTCCGCGAGCGCGCCGGCCGCTGCGGCGGAAGTCCCGCGCGAAGAGCGCGTCAAGATGAGCCGCATGCGCCGCACGATCGCGACGCGGCTCAAGGAAGCCCAGAACACCGCCGCGATCCTCACCACCTTCAACGAGGTCGACATGACCCGGGTGATGGCGCTGCGCAAGCGCTATCGCGACGCCTTCGAGGAGAAGCACGGCGTGAAGCTCGGTTTCACGGGCTTCTTCGCCAAGGCCGTGGTCGCCGCGCTCCAGGAGATCCCGGCAGTCAACGCCGAAATCGAGGGCGAAGAGATCATCTACAAGCACCACTACGACCTGGGCATGGCGGTGAGCACGCCGACGGGCCTGGTGGTCCCGGTGATCCGCGATTGCGACCAGAAGAGCCTCGCCGAGATCGAAGACAGTCTGGGAGAGCTCGCGGGTGCTGCCCGCGACGGCAAGCTCAGCGCCGACCAGATGACCGGGGGCACCTTCAGCATCACCAACGGCGGTGTCTTCGGATCGCTGCTTTCGACCCCAATCCTCAACCGCCCTCAGAGCGCGATCCTCGGGCTGCACAAGATCCAGCCGCGCCCGGTGGCCGTCGACGGTGAGGTCGTGGTGCGCCCGATGATGTACCTCGCCCTCTCCTACGACCACCGCATCATCGATGGACGCGAGGCCGTGACCTTCCTGGTGAAGGTGAAGGAAGCCATCGAAGACCCGGAGCGGCTGCTCCTGGCGGTCTAG
- the lpdA gene encoding dihydrolipoyl dehydrogenase: MSEKSYDLIVIGGGPAGYVASIRAAQLGMQVACVDKRATLGGTCLNVGCIPSKALLHSSERFAFAKEEAAAHGIALQGVELDLAAMMGRKQKVVDDLTKGIDYLLDKNKVDRFHGSASIPAAGKVQVSLADGGSVELPTRNILIATGSEPTSLPGIQIDERQVVSSTGALALETVPEHLVVIGAGVIGLELGSVWSRLGARVTVVEFLDHILPGMDRDVSKQAQKILGKQGLDFRLSSKVTALVTATSGVAVQVEPSQGGEPEQLDADVVLVAVGRRPYTEGLGLEAVGVTQDERGFLAVDGAFQTSVPGIYAVGDCVPGPMLAHKAEEDAIACVETLAGQAGHVDYDRVPGVVYTHPEIAGVGKTEDALKAEGTPYRAAKFPFSANSRAKATGETDGFVKVLVSEEHARVLGMHIIGPGAGDLLQEAVLGLEYGATAEDLARTCHAHPGMGEAVKEAALAALGRALHI, translated from the coding sequence ATGAGCGAGAAGTCCTACGACCTGATCGTGATCGGTGGCGGCCCCGCCGGGTACGTCGCCTCCATCCGCGCGGCCCAGCTCGGCATGCAGGTCGCCTGCGTCGACAAGCGTGCAACCCTGGGTGGCACCTGCCTGAACGTGGGCTGCATTCCCTCGAAGGCGCTGCTCCATTCTTCGGAACGCTTCGCCTTCGCCAAGGAGGAAGCCGCGGCCCATGGGATCGCGCTGCAAGGCGTCGAGCTCGACCTCGCGGCCATGATGGGTCGCAAGCAGAAGGTCGTGGACGATCTGACGAAGGGCATCGACTACCTACTCGACAAGAACAAGGTCGACCGCTTCCACGGCAGCGCGAGCATTCCTGCCGCGGGCAAGGTGCAGGTTTCGCTCGCCGATGGCGGCTCGGTCGAGCTGCCCACCCGAAACATCCTGATTGCCACGGGTTCGGAGCCGACGAGCCTCCCCGGCATCCAGATCGACGAGCGTCAGGTGGTGAGCTCCACCGGCGCGCTCGCCCTCGAGACCGTCCCCGAGCACCTGGTCGTCATCGGCGCCGGCGTGATCGGGCTCGAGCTGGGCTCGGTGTGGAGCCGGCTGGGCGCGCGGGTGACCGTCGTCGAATTTCTCGATCACATCCTGCCGGGCATGGACCGAGACGTTTCGAAGCAGGCCCAGAAGATCCTCGGCAAGCAGGGTCTCGACTTCCGCCTTTCCAGCAAGGTCACCGCACTCGTGACCGCCACTTCCGGCGTGGCCGTCCAGGTCGAGCCGAGCCAGGGCGGTGAGCCGGAGCAGCTCGATGCGGACGTCGTGCTCGTCGCGGTCGGCCGCCGGCCCTACACCGAAGGCCTGGGTCTCGAAGCAGTCGGCGTCACGCAGGACGAACGCGGCTTCCTCGCCGTGGATGGTGCGTTCCAGACGAGCGTCCCCGGGATCTACGCGGTCGGCGACTGCGTGCCGGGGCCCATGCTCGCCCACAAGGCCGAAGAGGACGCGATCGCCTGCGTCGAGACCCTCGCAGGTCAGGCCGGGCACGTGGACTACGACCGGGTCCCGGGCGTCGTCTACACGCACCCGGAGATCGCCGGCGTCGGCAAGACCGAGGACGCGCTCAAGGCCGAAGGCACGCCCTACCGCGCCGCGAAGTTCCCGTTCTCAGCGAACAGCCGGGCGAAGGCGACCGGTGAGACCGACGGCTTCGTCAAGGTGCTGGTCAGCGAGGAACACGCGCGCGTGCTCGGCATGCACATCATCGGCCCGGGAGCGGGTGACCTCCTCCAGGAGGCGGTCCTGGGCCTCGAGTACGGCGCCACCGCAGAGGACCTGGCGCGGACCTGTCATGCGCACCCCGGCATGGGGGAAGCGGTGAAAGAGGCGGCGCTCGCGGCGCTGGGCCGGGCGCTCCACATCTAG
- a CDS encoding NAD-dependent malic enzyme produces the protein MAERTLRSRSDVAQPPPLRGQALLNAPGATKGTAFSEAERDALGLRGLLPAQVGSQPLQMERVLENLSRKDSDIERYIFLTGLQARNERLFYRVLIDHVDDVLSLVYTPTVGQACREFAHIFRKPRGFYISANDRGRVRSILDNWPERDVRMIVMTDGERILGLGDLGANGMGIPIGKLSLYTAFAGIAPEQCLPIQIDVGTGNQELLRDPLYLGLNQERVKGAPYLALMDEVMEALHDAFPQAIVQFEDFLTPNAYRLLDRYRDRYACFNDDIQGTAAVALAGLLASTRTTGKSLREQTFLFLGAGSAATGIAELLVARLRHEGLAEEQARSRIWFVDVDGLLVRSRDDLLPHNHRFAHDHEPLSFHAALETIAPDVLIGATGHPGVFDEAALRTLARKHERPVVFALSNPTDRSECTAEQAFAWSGGRAVFASGSPFPSLALKDGAEWRPSQANNAYIFPGIGLGALAAEAQRLSDPMFLAAAAALAGEVSPEEISNGSLYPDLPRIREVSVSIARAVAEQAHRDELASAPAERWSPDALRQRMYDPTY, from the coding sequence ATGGCCGAGAGAACCTTGCGTTCGCGTTCGGACGTCGCACAACCGCCCCCTCTCCGGGGCCAAGCGCTGCTGAACGCTCCGGGGGCGACCAAGGGAACCGCGTTCTCCGAGGCAGAGCGAGACGCGCTGGGCCTGCGCGGACTGCTGCCGGCGCAGGTCGGCTCACAGCCGCTGCAGATGGAGCGCGTACTCGAGAATCTGAGTCGCAAGGACTCCGACATCGAGCGCTACATCTTCCTCACCGGGCTCCAGGCGCGGAACGAGCGGCTCTTCTACCGGGTGCTCATCGACCACGTCGACGACGTGCTATCGCTCGTCTACACGCCCACCGTCGGCCAGGCCTGCCGCGAGTTCGCACACATCTTCCGCAAACCCCGGGGCTTCTACATCTCGGCGAACGACCGCGGTCGCGTCCGATCGATCCTCGACAACTGGCCCGAACGCGACGTTCGCATGATCGTCATGACCGACGGCGAGCGCATCCTCGGCCTCGGCGACCTCGGCGCCAACGGCATGGGGATCCCGATCGGAAAACTCTCGCTCTACACCGCATTCGCCGGGATCGCCCCGGAGCAGTGCCTCCCGATCCAGATCGACGTCGGGACCGGCAACCAAGAGCTCCTGCGCGACCCGCTCTACCTCGGACTCAACCAGGAGCGCGTCAAGGGCGCCCCCTATCTCGCGCTCATGGACGAAGTGATGGAGGCGCTCCACGACGCGTTCCCCCAGGCGATCGTGCAGTTCGAGGACTTCCTCACCCCCAACGCCTACCGGCTCCTCGACCGCTACCGAGACCGCTACGCCTGCTTCAACGACGACATCCAGGGAACCGCGGCGGTCGCCCTCGCCGGCCTGCTCGCCTCGACGCGCACCACGGGGAAGTCGCTCCGTGAACAGACCTTCCTGTTCCTGGGCGCGGGCTCGGCGGCGACCGGGATCGCGGAGCTCCTCGTGGCCAGGCTCCGGCACGAGGGCCTCGCCGAGGAACAAGCCCGGTCACGCATCTGGTTCGTCGACGTCGACGGGCTCCTGGTGCGGAGCCGCGACGATCTGCTTCCCCACAATCACCGCTTCGCCCACGATCACGAGCCGCTGAGCTTCCACGCCGCCCTCGAGACGATCGCCCCCGACGTCCTGATCGGCGCCACCGGGCACCCGGGCGTCTTCGACGAGGCGGCCCTCCGCACGCTCGCCCGCAAGCACGAACGCCCCGTCGTCTTTGCGCTCTCCAACCCGACCGACCGGTCCGAATGCACAGCGGAACAGGCCTTCGCCTGGAGCGGCGGGCGAGCGGTGTTCGCGAGCGGCAGCCCGTTCCCGAGCCTGGCGCTCAAGGACGGCGCGGAGTGGCGCCCTTCCCAGGCCAACAACGCCTACATCTTCCCTGGCATCGGGCTCGGCGCCCTCGCCGCCGAGGCGCAGCGTCTCAGTGACCCGATGTTCCTCGCGGCCGCGGCGGCGCTCGCCGGCGAGGTCTCCCCCGAGGAGATCTCCAACGGGTCGCTCTACCCCGACCTCCCGCGGATCCGTGAGGTTTCCGTCTCGATTGCGCGGGCCGTCGCGGAACAGGCCCACCGGGACGAGCTCGCTTCGGCTCCCGCCGAGCGCTGGAGCCCCGATGCGCTTCGCCAGCGCATGTACGACCCGACCTACTGA
- a CDS encoding EAL domain-containing protein yields MDVLLIEDDEADALLFRKRLASGVDASVHEARSLREGLAVLETSEPDVVVMDLNLSDSTGLETLETFLGEAGSPPPVVVLTGHDDEEMALAAVQAGAQEYLAKGMYEPRVLAKALRHAVERHALAQNLLLANERVHFLATHCGLTELPNRYLLMDRLEHALKGAARRGAPIAVLFIDLDGFKLINDSAGHRIGDAVLVEVAKRLKAELRESDTSARIGGDEFVVLLSNIRHPRDAFLVASKLANRLSEPMRFADTERDIAVGASIGIALFPDNGTDAEMLLANADAAMYRAKSTGEACCYYTRELQEETRHRADLEAGLRRALERDEFVLHYQPRVDGRTGSKIGVEALLRWHHPRRGLVPPGDFIPVAEQSGLIDEMGAWVLRHALLAQARWIESGKSFGPVSINVAPRQLCHGDFDRLVVDALEEAGLPGSELLVEITESSLVREIETSRRILGRLRDRGVRVAVDDFGTGFCNLSLLPQLPLDELKVDRSFVVAATRDDKGAMTARSIIGLGHGLGLEVVAEGVETQAQRAFLLRNGCHWMQGFFFSKPLSEDALFSG; encoded by the coding sequence GTGGACGTCCTACTGATCGAAGACGACGAGGCCGATGCGCTGCTGTTTCGCAAACGGCTTGCGAGCGGCGTGGATGCGTCCGTCCACGAGGCCCGATCCCTGCGCGAAGGCCTCGCCGTCCTCGAGACGAGCGAGCCCGACGTCGTCGTCATGGACCTGAATCTCTCCGATAGCACGGGCTTGGAGACGCTCGAGACGTTCCTGGGGGAAGCGGGCAGCCCGCCTCCGGTCGTGGTGCTGACGGGGCACGACGACGAGGAGATGGCGCTCGCTGCCGTTCAGGCCGGTGCGCAGGAGTACCTCGCGAAGGGGATGTACGAGCCGCGGGTTCTCGCGAAGGCCCTGCGCCACGCGGTGGAGCGCCACGCCCTCGCACAGAACCTCTTGCTGGCGAACGAGCGCGTCCACTTCCTCGCGACCCACTGCGGACTCACCGAGCTCCCGAACCGGTATCTGCTGATGGATCGGCTGGAGCATGCGTTGAAGGGCGCAGCGCGTCGCGGTGCGCCGATAGCGGTGCTGTTCATCGACCTCGATGGCTTCAAGCTGATCAACGACTCGGCGGGGCATCGCATCGGTGACGCCGTGCTCGTCGAGGTCGCGAAGCGCCTGAAGGCCGAGTTGCGGGAGTCGGACACCTCCGCCCGCATTGGTGGCGACGAGTTCGTGGTGCTGTTGTCGAACATTCGGCATCCGCGCGACGCGTTCCTGGTCGCATCGAAGCTGGCCAACCGACTCTCGGAGCCGATGCGCTTTGCGGACACCGAGCGCGACATCGCAGTGGGTGCCTCGATCGGGATCGCTCTGTTCCCCGACAACGGGACCGACGCCGAGATGCTCCTCGCCAATGCCGACGCCGCGATGTACCGCGCGAAGTCCACCGGCGAAGCCTGCTGCTACTACACGCGCGAGCTGCAGGAAGAGACGCGGCATCGCGCCGACCTGGAGGCCGGCCTGCGCCGTGCCCTCGAGCGCGACGAGTTCGTGCTCCACTACCAGCCTCGCGTCGATGGCCGGACCGGATCCAAGATCGGCGTCGAGGCGTTGCTGCGTTGGCACCACCCCCGGCGCGGCCTGGTTCCACCCGGAGACTTCATTCCGGTCGCCGAGCAGAGTGGGTTGATCGACGAGATGGGTGCTTGGGTGCTTCGGCACGCCCTGTTGGCCCAGGCGCGCTGGATCGAGAGCGGGAAGTCGTTCGGCCCGGTGTCGATCAACGTCGCGCCGCGCCAGCTCTGCCACGGAGACTTCGACCGTCTGGTGGTCGACGCCCTCGAGGAGGCCGGCCTGCCCGGGTCGGAGCTGTTGGTGGAGATCACCGAGAGCTCGCTGGTGCGCGAGATCGAGACGAGCCGCCGCATCCTGGGTCGCCTCCGCGACCGGGGGGTGCGAGTGGCCGTCGATGACTTCGGGACCGGCTTCTGCAACCTGAGTCTGCTCCCGCAGCTCCCTCTGGATGAGCTGAAGGTGGATCGCAGCTTCGTGGTCGCGGCGACCCGCGACGACAAGGGCGCGATGACGGCACGCTCCATCATCGGGCTCGGCCACGGGCTCGGTCTCGAAGTGGTGGCCGAGGGCGTCGAGACCCAGGCGCAGCGCGCGTTCTTGTTGCGGAACGGCTGCCACTGGATGCAGGGCTTCTTCTTCTCGAAGCCCCTGTCGGAAGACGCGCTCTTCAGCGGCTGA